In a single window of the Gossypium hirsutum isolate 1008001.06 chromosome D02, Gossypium_hirsutum_v2.1, whole genome shotgun sequence genome:
- the LOC107927655 gene encoding auxin-responsive protein IAA14 — MLGTERDLNFNETELCLGLPGGSGGGGGAAAAGGGGKNEVESSPKTTGKRGYSETVDLKLNLQSKEGCMDLNQNLENGSKEKNHLPAKPPAKAQVLGWPPVRSYRKNIMANQKNNSDEISDRASSGSGSGGAAFVKVCMAGAPYLRKVDLKMYNSYQKLSDALAKMFSSFTMGSYGCEGMIDFMNESKLMDLLNSSDYVPTYEDKDGDWMLVGDVPWEMFVDSCKRLRIMKGSEAIGLAPRAMEKCKSRA; from the exons ATGCTAGGAACTGAGCGTGATTTGAACTTCAATGAGACCGAGCTGTGTCTCGGCCTTCCTGGTGGAAGTGGTGGAGGAGGAGGAGCTGCAGCCGCCGGTGGTGGTGGTAAAAATGAAGTGGAAAGTTCCCCAAAGACCACCGGGAAAAGAGGCTACTCCGAGACTGTTGATTTGAAGCTTAATCTTCAGTCTAAAGAAGGTTGCATGGATCTGAACCAGAACCTAGAAAATGgttcaaaagaaaagaatcatCTCCCTGCAAAACCACCAGCCAA GGCACAAGTATTGGGTTGGCCACCAGTTCGATCTTATAGGAAGAACATTATGGCTAACCAGAAGAACAACAGTGACGAAATCAGTGACAGAGCTAGCAGTGGCAGTGGCAGTGGCGGTGCAGCGTTTGTGAAGGTTTGCATGGCTGGTGCACCATATTTGCGTAAAGTAGATTTGAAGATGTACAACAGCTACCAAAAGTTATCCGATGCCTTGGCTAAGATGTTCAGTTCCTTCACCATGG ggaGTTATGGATGTGAAGGAATGATAGACTTCATGAATGAGAGCAAGTTGATGGATCTTCTCAACAGTTCTGATTATGTGCCAACCTATGAAGATAAGGATGGCGACTGGATGCTCGTGGGCGATGTCCCATGGGA gATGTTTGTTGACTCATGTAAACGTTTGCGCATAATGAAAGGATCCGAGGCAATAGGGCTCG CTCCAAGAGCAATGGAGAAATGCAAGAGCAgagcctaa
- the LOC107927638 gene encoding sec-independent protein translocase protein TatB has protein sequence MFGISYGELFLLIGATAALVGPKDLPKIAKVAGRFAGRSIGYVQLARGQFDNAMQQSQARQVTKELQDTMAQLDAIRHEIRSLSLMNPGPITRRLMENPPELASDSNGTVPSEKCEEDKNSADAMKKDHTPKSSASTDLHSKATAYARLAESEAVKAGSGRFSVEDENLNYEIGDFSVLPVSAESAGLLPDRKESAKGSDLVLEAVVEAEVAHNAKEFFSLPQNQIQ, from the exons ATGTTTGGTATTTCATACGGGGAGCTCTTCCTTTTGATCGGAGCCACTGCTGCTCTAGTTG GACCGAAGGATCTGCCTAAAATTGCAAAAGTAGCTGGAAGATTTGCAGGTCGATCAATTGGATATGTTCAATTAGCTCGTGGTCAGTTCGATAATGCTATGCAACAATCCCAAGCTCGTCag GTTACCAAAGAGCTTCAAGATACAATGGCACAACTAGATGCAATTCGGCATGAAATACGGAGTTTATCTCTTATGAATCCTGGTCCTATTACTAGAAGACTGATGGAAAATCCTCCAGAGCTTGCTTCTGATAGTAATG GTACAGTTCCATCTGAGAAATGTGAAGAAGACAAGAATTCAGCTGATGCTATGAAGAAG GATCATACTCCAAAGTCTTCGGCTTCAACTGATTTGCATAGCAAAGCAACTGCCTATGCAAGATTGGCCGAATCCGAAGCTGTTAAAGCTGGTTCAGGGAGATTCAGCGTAGAAGACGAAAATCTTAATTATGAAATTGGTGATTTCTCGGTTCTTCCAGTTTCAGCTGAAAGTGCTGGACTCCTTCCAGATCGGAAAG AAAGTGCAAAAGGATCAGACCTTGTGTTGGAAGCAGTAGTGGAGGCCGAGGTGGCACATAATGCCAAGGAATTCTTTTCTCTGCCTCAAAATCAAATACAGTAA